The Persicobacter psychrovividus genome window below encodes:
- a CDS encoding recombinase family protein translates to MNRTIAYIRTSTQQQEVDNQKLQLLEYANQQKLNIDEFLSIQISSRKTTVQRRIDELIQKLEPLDTLIVTEISRLGRSTSEVIQLINSLLEKGIRLIAIKQGLDLRQHDMNSKITVTLFSLLAELERDLISIRTKEALAIKKQQGIRLGKPKGTLQKSKFDKDLDQIKELLTLGVSIRKIARILGYTNPTGIARYIKTRQLMAQIKPKY, encoded by the coding sequence ATGAACCGAACCATCGCCTACATCCGCACATCCACCCAACAACAAGAGGTGGACAACCAAAAGCTACAATTGCTCGAATATGCCAACCAGCAAAAGCTAAACATTGATGAATTTTTGAGCATCCAAATTTCCTCCCGAAAGACCACCGTCCAAAGACGCATCGATGAGCTGATCCAAAAATTGGAGCCATTGGACACACTCATCGTAACCGAAATATCTCGGCTCGGCCGGAGCACCTCCGAAGTGATCCAATTGATCAACAGCCTGCTCGAAAAAGGCATCCGACTCATCGCCATCAAACAAGGTCTCGACCTGCGCCAACATGATATGAATTCCAAAATTACGGTTACCCTATTTTCACTGCTCGCAGAACTCGAACGAGACCTGATCAGCATCCGCACCAAAGAAGCCCTGGCGATCAAAAAGCAACAAGGTATCCGGCTGGGCAAACCCAAGGGCACCCTCCAAAAAAGTAAGTTTGATAAAGACCTCGACCAAATCAAAGAGCTCCTCACCCTCGGCGTATCCATCCGAAAAATCGCCCGCATCCTTGGCTACACCAACCCCACAGGCATCGCCCGATACATCAAAACCCGACAACTCATGGCACAAATCAAACCGAAATACTGA